Proteins found in one Microbacterium sp. LWS13-1.2 genomic segment:
- a CDS encoding LacI family DNA-binding transcriptional regulator gives MVSIDEVARQAGVSTATVSRALSGRGHVSAGAKAKVEAAAKSLGYVVSASASSLASGRTRNIGVLVPFLDRWFFSTVLSGIASALMRRGYDITLYSLTADRAERHDIFDTFLRRQRVDGVIAISLELGEEETERLVALDLPVIAIGGPNPRLTTLTVDDVAVARLATEHLLALGHRAIAHIGASPEFDIDFHIPTQRRQGFEQALADAGITVSPSLFEPADFTIEGGFRAAKQLLGKPGGRPTAIFAASDEMAIGALLAARELGYRVPEDLSVIGIDGHELGEFFRLTTVDQFPLGQGERAADAILEALESTDAETPTHRPGELPFELIVRGTTARLPS, from the coding sequence GTGGTCAGCATCGACGAGGTCGCCCGCCAGGCGGGCGTCTCGACGGCGACCGTCTCGCGCGCGCTGAGCGGACGCGGCCACGTCTCGGCCGGGGCCAAGGCCAAGGTCGAAGCAGCTGCCAAGAGCCTCGGCTACGTGGTGTCGGCCTCGGCCTCGAGCCTGGCCTCGGGACGCACGCGCAACATCGGCGTGCTGGTGCCCTTCCTCGACCGCTGGTTCTTCTCGACGGTGCTGAGCGGCATCGCGTCGGCGCTCATGCGCCGCGGCTACGACATCACGCTATACAGCCTCACCGCCGATCGCGCCGAGCGCCACGACATCTTCGACACGTTCCTCCGACGTCAGCGCGTGGACGGCGTCATCGCGATCTCGCTGGAGCTCGGCGAGGAGGAGACCGAGCGCCTCGTCGCGCTCGACCTGCCGGTCATCGCCATCGGCGGACCCAACCCGCGCCTGACCACCCTGACGGTCGACGACGTCGCGGTCGCGCGCCTGGCCACCGAGCACCTGCTCGCCCTCGGACACCGTGCGATCGCGCACATCGGCGCGAGCCCCGAGTTCGACATCGACTTCCACATCCCCACGCAGCGCCGGCAGGGCTTCGAGCAGGCGCTGGCGGATGCCGGCATCACCGTCAGCCCGTCGCTGTTCGAGCCTGCCGACTTCACCATCGAGGGCGGCTTCCGCGCCGCCAAGCAGCTGCTCGGCAAGCCCGGCGGCCGGCCCACGGCGATCTTCGCGGCCTCGGACGAGATGGCGATCGGCGCGCTTCTGGCCGCGCGGGAACTCGGCTACCGCGTGCCCGAGGACCTGTCGGTGATCGGCATCGACGGCCACGAGCTCGGCGAGTTCTTCCGCCTCACGACGGTCGACCAGTTCCCCCTCGGGCAGGGCGAGCGCGCCGCCGACGCGATCCTCGAGGCGCTCGAGTCGACGGATGCCGAGACGCCGACGCACCGCCCGGGCGAGCTGCCGTTCGAGCTCATCGTGCGCGGCACGACCGCCCGCCTCCCCTCCTGA
- a CDS encoding alpha-amylase family glycosyl hydrolase — MTSAETAERTDAFLAPVGGEWWRTAVIYQIYPRSFADASGDGIGDLPGITSHLDDLAHLGIDAIWLSPFQRSPQKDAGYDVSDYCDVDPLFGTLADFDAMLAGAHDRGIRVIVDLVPNHSSDQHEWFQQALAAAPGSPERGRYMFRDGKGAHSELPPNNWESVFGGPAWTRIVEADGRPGQWYLHLFDSSQPDFDWSNEEVREEFRRILRFWLDRGVDGFRVDVAHGLVKAEGLPDYIPDPEAGSMGGEEENVPYWGQDAVHEVYRDWRKILEDYQGDRALAAEAWLPTAARTAEWVRSDEMHQAFNFPYLQTEWNAADLREVIDVSLQAFPGVGAPSTWVLSNHDVVRHASRLALTAENPQGHGIGPESPGQPIPEVGLARARAATTLMLALPGSAYLYQGEELGLPEVIDIPGDARQDPTWFRTNGERYGRDGCRVPIPWNADAPAYGFNESGASWLPQPADWATLARDVQSGVEGSTLELYRTLLAERRARSLGAGSLEWVHGYGTDAVAFRNGNVTVVANTGSTPIALPGGIVIAASGPVAGGELPADTTVWVTND; from the coding sequence ATGACTTCCGCAGAGACCGCTGAGCGCACGGACGCGTTCCTCGCCCCCGTCGGCGGCGAGTGGTGGCGCACCGCCGTCATCTACCAGATCTACCCCCGCTCCTTCGCAGACGCATCGGGCGACGGCATCGGCGACCTGCCGGGCATCACCTCGCACCTCGACGACCTCGCCCACCTCGGCATCGACGCGATCTGGCTGAGCCCGTTCCAGCGGTCGCCGCAGAAGGACGCCGGCTACGACGTCAGCGACTACTGCGACGTCGACCCGCTGTTCGGCACGCTGGCAGACTTCGACGCGATGCTCGCCGGTGCCCATGACCGCGGCATCCGAGTCATCGTCGACCTCGTCCCCAACCACTCCTCCGACCAGCACGAGTGGTTCCAGCAGGCGCTGGCCGCCGCGCCCGGCAGCCCCGAGCGCGGGCGCTACATGTTCCGCGACGGGAAGGGCGCGCACAGCGAACTGCCCCCGAACAACTGGGAGTCCGTCTTCGGTGGCCCCGCCTGGACGCGCATCGTCGAGGCCGATGGCCGCCCCGGCCAGTGGTACCTGCACCTGTTCGACTCGTCGCAGCCCGACTTCGACTGGTCGAACGAGGAGGTGCGCGAGGAGTTCCGCCGCATCCTTCGCTTCTGGCTCGACCGGGGCGTCGACGGCTTCCGCGTCGACGTGGCGCACGGCCTCGTCAAGGCCGAGGGCCTGCCGGACTACATCCCCGACCCGGAGGCCGGGTCGATGGGCGGCGAAGAGGAGAACGTGCCCTACTGGGGCCAGGATGCCGTGCACGAGGTGTACCGCGACTGGCGCAAGATCCTCGAGGACTACCAGGGCGACCGCGCCCTCGCCGCAGAGGCGTGGCTGCCGACCGCCGCGCGCACAGCCGAATGGGTGCGCTCGGACGAGATGCACCAGGCCTTCAACTTCCCCTACCTGCAGACCGAGTGGAACGCCGCGGACCTCCGCGAGGTCATCGACGTGTCACTGCAGGCGTTCCCCGGTGTCGGTGCGCCGAGCACGTGGGTGCTGTCGAACCACGACGTCGTGCGCCACGCCTCGCGACTCGCGCTCACGGCCGAGAACCCGCAGGGTCACGGCATCGGCCCGGAGTCGCCGGGTCAGCCGATCCCCGAGGTGGGTCTGGCCCGCGCCCGCGCCGCCACGACGCTCATGCTGGCCCTCCCGGGCTCGGCCTACCTGTACCAGGGCGAGGAGCTCGGCCTGCCCGAGGTCATCGACATCCCGGGCGACGCTCGTCAGGACCCAACCTGGTTCCGCACGAACGGCGAGCGGTACGGCCGCGACGGCTGCCGCGTGCCGATCCCGTGGAACGCGGATGCCCCGGCCTACGGCTTCAACGAGAGCGGCGCGTCGTGGCTGCCGCAGCCGGCCGACTGGGCGACGCTCGCGCGCGACGTGCAGTCCGGCGTCGAGGGATCCACGCTCGAGCTGTACCGCACCCTCCTCGCGGAGCGCCGTGCGCGATCGCTGGGCGCCGGCTCGCTCGAGTGGGTCCACGGCTACGGAACGGATGCCGTCGCATTCCGCAACGGGAATGTCACGGTCGTCGCGAACACCGGTTCCACGCCGATCGCGCTCCCGGGCGGTATCGTGATCGCGGCGAGCGGTCCGGTCGCAGGCGGGGAGCTCCCGGCCGACACGACCGTCTGGGTGACGAACGACTGA
- a CDS encoding adenine phosphoribosyltransferase produces the protein MLSEALTRAESLIRTIPDYPEPGVQFRDITPLLADARALRTVIHAMIAPFEGSFDVVAGVEARGFLLAGAAAMEAGAGLVPIRKAGKLPLPAASITYALEYGTATIEAHDDIAGGSRVLLVDDVLATGGTLVAAHQLVAELGGVVVGTAVLVELTALGGREVVGDVHTVFTA, from the coding sequence GTGCTGTCCGAAGCCCTCACGCGCGCCGAGTCCCTGATCCGAACGATCCCCGATTACCCCGAGCCGGGTGTGCAGTTCCGCGACATCACGCCCCTGCTGGCGGATGCCCGGGCCCTGCGCACCGTCATCCACGCGATGATCGCGCCGTTCGAGGGCTCGTTCGACGTCGTCGCCGGCGTCGAAGCCCGCGGGTTCCTGCTCGCTGGCGCGGCCGCGATGGAGGCCGGAGCGGGCCTGGTGCCGATCCGCAAGGCCGGCAAGCTGCCGCTGCCCGCGGCATCCATCACCTACGCGCTCGAGTACGGGACCGCGACGATCGAGGCGCACGACGACATCGCCGGAGGCAGCCGCGTGCTGCTGGTCGACGACGTGCTCGCCACGGGCGGCACCCTGGTCGCCGCGCACCAGCTCGTCGCCGAGCTCGGCGGCGTCGTCGTCGGCACGGCGGTGCTCGTGGAGCTGACCGCGCTCGGCGGGCGCGAGGTCGTCGGCGACGTGCACACGGTCTTCACCGCCTGA
- a CDS encoding 2-hydroxyacid dehydrogenase: MSSDIRALVVSVPTEELAADLGELPAGVELVVWPMDGPAPRDRLDIVVPPYMSMARVLERLEGVDVGLVQGQSIGFDGVADILPAGLRFANAASVHETSTAELAVGLAIAAQRHIDAFAVDTAAGRWAPVFAQSLADRRVLLLGYGGVGKAVAARLAPFEVELTAVASRARDEDGAHGVDHVHGVDELPELLPRAEIVILTLPGGDATRHIVDDAFLASLPDGALIVNVGRGSLIDTEALVDHIRRGRIRAALDVTDPEPLTDGHPLWSLPGVLIAPHVGGASSAMLPRVAKLVRTQIERLVAGETPINVVLGD, from the coding sequence GTGAGCAGTGACATCCGCGCCCTCGTCGTCAGCGTCCCGACCGAAGAACTCGCCGCAGATCTCGGGGAGCTCCCCGCCGGCGTCGAGCTGGTGGTGTGGCCGATGGATGGCCCCGCTCCGCGCGACCGGCTCGACATCGTCGTGCCGCCGTACATGTCGATGGCGCGCGTGCTCGAGCGCCTCGAGGGCGTCGACGTCGGTCTCGTGCAGGGTCAGTCGATCGGCTTCGACGGCGTCGCCGACATCCTTCCCGCGGGCCTGCGCTTCGCCAACGCGGCATCCGTGCACGAGACCTCCACGGCTGAACTGGCCGTGGGCCTCGCGATCGCGGCGCAGCGGCACATCGACGCTTTCGCGGTCGACACTGCGGCGGGGCGCTGGGCGCCCGTCTTCGCGCAGAGCCTCGCCGACCGCCGCGTGCTGCTGCTCGGCTACGGTGGCGTGGGCAAGGCGGTCGCCGCGCGCCTCGCGCCGTTCGAGGTGGAGCTCACGGCGGTGGCCTCCCGCGCCCGCGACGAGGACGGCGCGCACGGCGTGGACCATGTGCACGGGGTGGACGAGCTGCCCGAACTGCTCCCCCGCGCCGAGATCGTGATCCTGACGCTGCCCGGCGGCGACGCCACCCGGCACATCGTGGACGATGCGTTCCTGGCCTCGCTGCCCGACGGCGCGCTCATCGTCAACGTCGGGCGCGGCTCGCTCATCGACACCGAGGCGCTCGTCGACCACATCCGTCGCGGACGGATCCGCGCCGCGCTCGACGTGACCGACCCCGAGCCGCTTACGGACGGGCACCCGCTGTGGAGCCTTCCCGGCGTGCTCATCGCGCCGCATGTCGGCGGCGCCTCAAGTGCGATGCTCCCCCGCGTCGCGAAGCTGGTGCGCACGCAGATCGAGCGCCTCGTCGCCGGCGAGACGCCGATCAACGTCGTCCTCGGCGACTGA
- a CDS encoding DUF1761 domain-containing protein, whose product MVPEINYWAVLIATASSMVVGSIWYTPKVFGTRWAKLANVDMDRPGATAVVPIVVTVIVSFVTAWVLAGASSIAWHFYGGSYVWSALATGVILWAGFTAARFITHDAFEGRPSSLTVLNIAHELVTIVVMALIIGVWPPAGTV is encoded by the coding sequence GTGGTTCCCGAGATCAACTACTGGGCGGTGCTCATCGCGACGGCGTCGAGCATGGTCGTCGGCTCCATCTGGTACACCCCGAAGGTGTTCGGCACCCGATGGGCGAAGCTCGCGAACGTCGACATGGACCGGCCCGGAGCGACCGCCGTCGTACCGATCGTCGTGACCGTCATCGTCAGCTTCGTGACCGCCTGGGTGCTCGCCGGCGCCTCCTCGATCGCGTGGCACTTCTACGGCGGCAGCTACGTCTGGTCGGCGCTGGCGACCGGCGTCATCCTATGGGCCGGCTTCACCGCGGCGAGGTTCATAACGCACGACGCCTTCGAGGGCCGGCCGTCCTCGCTGACGGTGCTGAACATCGCGCACGAGCTCGTGACGATCGTCGTGATGGCGCTCATCATCGGCGTGTGGCCGCCGGCGGGCACCGTCTGA
- the purQ gene encoding phosphoribosylformylglycinamidine synthase subunit PurQ, with translation MTARIGVITFPGSLDDRDAQRAIEIAGGEPVALWHGSHDLDGVDGLVLPGGFSYGDYLRAGAIAALAPVMSEVKDAAAQGMPILGICNGFQMLVEAHLLPGGLIRNAHQQFIRRDQRLRVENNDTAWTHEFASGQEIVIPLKNADGGYIASESELDRLEGEGLVVFRYVGVNPNGSLRDIAGIANERGNVVGLMPHPEHAVEPGFGPDTAAAMRSGVDGLSFFTSAIAAVVAQAA, from the coding sequence ATGACCGCCCGCATCGGGGTCATCACCTTCCCCGGCTCGCTCGACGACCGTGACGCCCAGCGCGCGATCGAGATCGCCGGCGGCGAGCCCGTCGCCCTCTGGCACGGCTCTCACGACCTCGACGGTGTCGACGGACTCGTGCTGCCGGGCGGCTTCAGCTACGGCGACTACCTGCGCGCGGGAGCGATAGCGGCCCTCGCGCCGGTCATGTCGGAAGTGAAGGATGCCGCGGCGCAGGGCATGCCCATCCTCGGCATCTGCAACGGCTTCCAGATGCTCGTCGAGGCGCACCTGCTCCCGGGCGGCCTGATCCGCAACGCGCACCAGCAGTTCATCCGCCGCGACCAGCGCCTCCGCGTCGAGAACAACGACACGGCATGGACGCATGAATTCGCCTCCGGCCAGGAGATCGTGATCCCGCTGAAGAACGCCGACGGCGGTTACATCGCCTCCGAGAGCGAGCTCGATCGCCTCGAGGGCGAGGGTCTCGTGGTGTTCCGGTACGTCGGAGTGAACCCCAACGGATCGCTCCGCGACATCGCCGGCATCGCCAACGAGCGCGGCAATGTGGTCGGCCTCATGCCCCACCCCGAGCACGCAGTCGAGCCGGGCTTCGGTCCCGACACCGCGGCCGCCATGCGGTCGGGCGTCGACGGCCTGTCGTTCTTCACCTCGGCCATCGCGGCCGTGGTGGCACAGGCCGCCTGA
- the purS gene encoding phosphoribosylformylglycinamidine synthase subunit PurS has product MPTIVVDVMPKAELLDPQGKAVSGAFARLGVSDFSAVRIGKRFELTVEGEVTDEVLAEAQRIADEILSNAVIEDVVGIEVVE; this is encoded by the coding sequence ATGCCCACCATCGTCGTCGACGTCATGCCCAAGGCCGAGCTTCTGGACCCGCAGGGGAAGGCCGTCTCGGGCGCATTCGCCCGGCTCGGGGTCTCCGACTTCAGCGCGGTGCGCATCGGCAAGCGGTTCGAGCTCACCGTCGAGGGCGAGGTCACCGACGAGGTGCTCGCCGAGGCGCAGCGCATCGCCGACGAGATCCTGTCGAACGCGGTGATCGAGGACGTCGTCGGCATCGAGGTCGTGGAATGA